CCAACTCCAGTGACTTCCCGAAATGCAAGGTGTCTCGCTAACTATAAGGATTGATTGCAGGTGGGGATAATAATGAAGTGCCTTCTCCAGGGCCCGGGGATTAGGAAATCAGCcctgaaagtgagagagagactcTGCTACAGGGACAGATGGAGAGGCCAATAGTGACTCCTCAATAACAAGGAGCCTAAAGATAACCCCAAAAGAAGGGCCACACCAAGTGACTGGCTCCAGTGGACCCCAGGAAATCACACGGGACACTAGGACTAGGCTTCACTACAGAGGACACACACTCCCTGAGGGCAATGGGGAGAGTGGACTCCTTCCCTGGCTTATATGGACTGCTGTTATCCTTACAGATGCTTCATGCAGAGCTGTGCAAGGTTTTACAGGCCAGTCTTTTAATATCTACTACCCAtaagtcttttgtttgttttctttttctttttcacttttctttttcatttttttttctttttcttcttttcagggGTGGGTTGGCTTTgttgggtttggtttggttttgtgtagtTTGTTTCCATTGCTTTCAATAAAGTTTATTGATTTTAACaaaatttgtttgtgtgtttgtgtgctgtTTTGTGGGATGAGGGGTGGGTTGAATAGGCTGTTTTGTTCTACCCGGAGAAAGTGCATGAGAATTCCATTTAAAGGGATTCAAGACATAGGAAGGTATTCAGGAGGGATGCAGAGAGGCCAGGTAGAAAAGGGCAGAGAACAAGGAAGGCTGGGCTATGTCCAGTGGAGAGACGGGCTTGCTTGATCTAGTAACAAGCAGGTGGAATGTCAACTGAAAGAAGAATGTGTGTAAGGCATAACCTTGTCAAGAAAGATCATCTTGGGAATACAGTGCAGCTAGGTGTGAACATCTTATTCCAAGCTTGAAACACAGCCATCAGTCTAttcttcatccatccatccatccatccatccatccatccatccatctatccaatTATCCATCCTTGCATCCATTCATCCATGCATGCCTAAATCAATCTGTAGATCTTTCAATCCTATTGGGattaatccccagcaccctccCTAGTCCCTCTTTTGATCTTGAGATTCCCAGGTGTTCAAGGTCATGCTGTTTATATGGAGCTCCAAGTTGATCCTTGACCCACATTGGAAGGAGACGGTATGTTTACCATTCTACAATGATCGACAATTCTACAGAGAGCCTTATGGCAGGCCAGCAGGACAAAAACAATTTCTCATTTGCTGGCCGTCACCTCAGGACTACTTATTTGAAGTGTCTCCAGTGTTCAAGGCTAACTCCAGAGATCTAAGAGCACAGAACATACCGCCAGCTAACACAGCACATGCAGGAAGATGATCAACTCTTTTCTTCAACCTGCTCCATCGAAAGTGCACAACCTACTGGTGTCTCAAGCTTCCAGGCTCCTTTTCATACAGTCTGTGAAAGAAACACCTTGTGaggtgtctccatctctctctgtctctgtctgtctttctgtctgtctgtctctgtctctctctctctccctcccattcctCTTTTGCTCCCCCTCCCATTTCCCTACTTGCCTCCATTTCACCATCTCTTCCACTCTCTGTCTCCATCCCCATCCTTCTACCCTCCCATATTCACTCCCCCATCCCACTTTCTACCTCCCtacttccctatctctctctatccattcttcccttccttctgcactctgtcactctctccctACCACCCTCCACCCTCTGTCCCTAAAtcccttccccccttctctccacatctgtgtttgtctctctcttcgtGTCTTCCTCTGCCCCTAACCCCACCCATGGTCGTGACTTTATCTTACCTTAGGATATTTGTgagcatgatgtgtgtgtgtgtttgtgtttgtgtgtgtgtgtgtgtgtgtgtgtttgtgcttgtgtgtggcccgcatgtgtgcacgtgtttgtgtgtgcgtgtgtgcgtgcatgcatgcaaatgtgtgtatgtgtgtgtttggtctgAGGGTTGTGCCTGTTCACAATTGTCTCTGTGTGTTGCTGCTAGGTGCCTAGGGGCTGTTTGGATTTTCATTTAATCTCAGTACAGTTGATGTTCCCTCTTGTCCTCATAGCACAGTCAGACTTGGAAAGTCAAGAAAGGGGGTCTGAAACACTCTAGAGATAGGATGGAGGTGGTGATGTCTTTGGATCTCAGACCATGATGTTGGGATCGTCAGTGTGTGGTCTTGTCTTTGTAAGCTGATTGAATCCGGATGGGATGAACTGAGCATGGCTTCCATAGGGCTTGGGATTCCTGGAAGGCTGAGTCCAATTCCCCAAGCTTTACTGAAGACTGCTCCCCCTTCTCATAGGTGTCCCTGGTACCTGTGCCACCTGCCAGTCAATGAATGATTTGGCTGATGGGAATGGCGAGTCCTCTGACTCTTGTGTGCTCCCTGGGTGTGGGTCTAGACTGGCGACCCCGTGGCTTGCCAGGGATGAGGAGCCTTTGGGGAGATTTTGCTGAGTGTCAGAGGACGCTTGAGGTCCGCCTCCTGGTGCCCTGATGTCAGGTGCCAGGCGTGGCAGGCGTGGCGCTTCTTGGCGGCACCGCGAGGAAGGGGTAGGCATGTTCTGTAGCGCCTAACTGGTAGGTAGTGGGCGGGACTACctgagcagaggcagaggtatttAAGGGGCAGTGGTCACAGCCACTCTGCTGGCAGTTGCTGCAGCTTGTGCTTGTTCTGAAGCTGTCCTGAGTCGATTCTCCCAAGGTGAGGACTCCTGGGAGGCCGTCATTGGCACCATGGCAGAAGCTGGCAGCCCTGTTGGTGGCAGTGGTGTGGCACGGGAATCCCGGCGGCGCAGGAAGACAGTTTGGCAGGCCTGGCAAGAGCAGGCCCTGCTATCAACTTTCAAGAAGAAGAGATACCTGAGCTTCAAGGAGAGGAAGGAGCTGGCCAAGCGAATGGGGGTCTCAGATTGCCGCATCCGCGTGTGGTTTCAGAACCGCAGGAATCGCAGTGGAGAGGAGGGGCATGCCTCAAAGAGGTCCATCAGAGGCTCCAGGCGGCTAGCCTCGCCACAGCTCCAGGAAGAGCTTGGATCCAGGCCACAGGGTAGAGGGCATGCGCTCAtctggcagaaggcctcgcactCGACTCACCTCGCTACAGCTCAGGATCCTAGGGCAAGCCTTTGAGAGGAACCCACGACCAGGCTTTGCTACCAGGGAGGAGCTGGCGCGTGACACAGGGTTGCCCGAGGACACGATCCACATATGGTTTTCAAAACCGAAGAGCTCGGCGGCGCCACAGGAGGGGCAGGCCCACAGCTCAAGATCAAGACTTGCTGGCGTCACAAGGGTCGGATGGGGCCCCTGCAGGTCCGGAAGGCAGAGAGCGTGAAGGTGCCCAGGAGAGCTTGTTGCcacaggaagaagcaggaagtacgGGCATGGATACCTCGAGCCCTAGCGACTTGCCCTCCTTCTGCGGAGAGTCCCAGCCTTTCCAAGTGGCACAGCCCCGTGGAGCAGGCCAACAAGAGGCCCCCACTCAAGCAGGCAACGCAGGCTCTCTGGAACCCCTCCTTGATCAGCTGCTGGATGAAGTCCAAGTAGAAGAGCCTGCTCCAGCCCCTCTGAAtttggatggagaccctggtggcAGGGTGCATGAAGGTTCCCAGGAGAGCTTTTGGCcacaggaagaagcaggaagtacaGGCATGGATACTTCTAGCCCCAGCGACTCAAACTCCTTCTGCAGAGAGTCCCAGCCTTCCCAAGTGGCACAGCCCTGTGGAGCGGGCCAAGAAGATGCCCGCACTCAAGCAGACAGCACAGGCCCTCTGGAACTCCTCCTCCTTGATCAACTGCTGGACGAAGTCCAAAAGGAAGAGCATGTGCCAGTCCCACTGGATTGGGGTAGAAATCCTGGCAGCAGGGAGCATGAAGGTTCCCAGGACAGCTTACTGCCCCTGGAGGAAGCAGTAAATTCGGGCATGGATACCTCGATCCCTAGCATCTGGCCAACCTTCTGCAGAGAATCCCAGCCTCCCCAAGTGGCACAGCCCTCTGGACCAGGCCAAGCACAGGCCCCCACTCAAGGTGGGAACACGGACCCCCTGGAGCTCTTCCTCTATCAACTGTTGGATGAAGTCCAAGTAGAAGAGCATGCTCCAGCCCCTCTGAATTGGGATGTAGATCCTGGTGGCAGGGTGCATGAAGGTTCGTGGGAGAGCTTTTGGCcacaggaagaagcaggaagtacaGGCCTGGATACTTCAAGCCCCAGCGACTCAAACTCCTTCTGCAGAGAGTCCAAGCCTTCCCAAGTGGCACAGCGCCGTGGAGCGGGCCAAGAAGATGCCCGCACTCAAGCAGACAGCACAGGCCCTCTGGAACTCCTCCTCCTTGATCAACTGCTGGACGAAGTCCAAAAGGAAGAGCATGTGCCAGCCCCACTGGATTGGGGTAGAAATCCTGGCAGCATGGAGCATGAAGGTTCCCAGGACAGCTTACTGCCCCTGGAGGAAGCAGCAAATTCGGGCAGGGATACCTCGATCCCTAGCATCTGGCCAGCCTTCTGCAGAAAAATCCCAGCCTCCCCAAGTGGCACAGCCCTCTGGACCAGGCCAAGCACAGGCCCCCATTCAAGGTGGGAACACGGACCCCCTGGAGCTCTTCCTTGATCAACTGCTGACCGAAGTCCAACTTGAGGAGCAGGGGCCTGCCCCTGTGAATGTGGAGGAAACATGGGAGCAAATGGACACAAC
This sequence is a window from Jaculus jaculus isolate mJacJac1 unplaced genomic scaffold, mJacJac1.mat.Y.cur mat_scaffold_175_1_27696_arrow_ctg1, whole genome shotgun sequence. Protein-coding genes within it:
- the LOC123457258 gene encoding LOW QUALITY PROTEIN: double homeobox protein 4-like protein 2 (The sequence of the model RefSeq protein was modified relative to this genomic sequence to represent the inferred CDS: deleted 3 bases in 3 codons), yielding MAEAGSPVGGSGVARESRRRRKTVWQAWQEQALLSTFKKKRYLSFKERKELAKRMGVSDCRIRVWFQNRRNRSGEEGHASKRSIRGSRRLASPQLQEELGSRPQGRGMRSSGRRPRTRLTSLQLRILGQAFERNPRPGFATREELARDTGLPEDTIHIWFQNRRARRRHRRGRPTAQDQDLLASQGSDGAPAGPEGREREGAQESLLPQEEAGSTGMDTSSPSDLPSFCGESQPFQVAQPRGAGQQEAPTQAGNAGSLEPLLDQLLDEVQVEEPAPAPLNLDGDPGGRVHEGSQESFWPQEEAGSTGMDTSSPSDSNSFCRESQPSQVAQPCGAGQEDARTQADSTGPLELLLLDQLLDEVQKEEHVPVPLDWGRNPGSREHEGSQDSLLPLEEAVNSGMDTSIPSIWPTFCRESQPPQVAQPSGPGQAQAPTQGGNTDPLELFLYQLLDEVQVEEHAPAPLNWDVDPGGRVHEGSWESFWPQEEAGSTGLDTSSPSDSNSFCRESKPSQVAQRRGAGQEDARTQADSTGPLELLLLDQLLDEVQKEEHVPAPLDWGRNPGSMEHEGSQDSLLPLEEAANSGRDTSIPSIWPAFCRKSQPPQVAQPSGPGQAQAPIQGGNTDPLELFLDQLLTEVQLEEQGPAPVNVEETWEQMDTTPDLPLTSEEYQTLLDML